The Mustela erminea isolate mMusErm1 chromosome 6, mMusErm1.Pri, whole genome shotgun sequence genome includes a region encoding these proteins:
- the METTL7A gene encoding methyltransferase-like protein 7A translates to MALTIVILRLLVCILAFPMFLLNFLGLWNWICKKWFPHFMQRFTVIYNEQMASKKRELFSNLQDFVGPSGKLSLLEVGCGTGANFKFYPPGCRVTCVDPNPNFEKFLIKSVAENRHLQLERFVVAAGEHMPQVADGSVDVVVCTLVLCSVESQERLLQEVRRVLRPGGAFYFLEHVAAESSTWIYFWQQILHPSWYLLFDGCHLTRESWKALERAGFSELKLQHFCAPLSWELVRPHICGYAIK, encoded by the exons ATGGCGCTTACCATCGTTATCCTCAGGCTACTTGTCTGCATCCTGGCATTTCCCATGTTCCTGCTGAACTTTCTGGGCTTGTGGAACTGGATATGCAAAAAATGGTTCCCCCACTTCATGCAGAGGTTCACCGTGATCTACAACGAGCAGATGGCAAGCAAGAAGCGGGAGCTCTTCAGCAACCTGCAGGACTTTGTTGGCCCTTCTGGGAAGCTGTCCCTGCTGGAGGTGGGCTGCGGCACTGGGGCCAACTTCAAGTTCTACCCGCCTGGATGCCGGGTGACTTGTGTTGACCCTAACCCCAACTTTGAGAAGTTCTTGATCAAGAGCGTTGCGGAGAACCGACACCTGCAGTTGGAGCGCTTCGTGGTGGCCGCGGGGGAGCACATGCCGCAAGTGGCCGATGGCTCTGTGGACGTGGTGGTCTGCACCCTGGTCCTGTGCTCCGTGGAGAGCCAGGAGCGCCTCCTCCAGGAGGTGCGCCGAGTGCTGAGGCCG ggcGGGGCTTTCTATTTCCTGGAGCATGTAGCTGCTGAGAGCTCAACCTGGATTTACTTCTGGCAACAGATCCTGCATCCTTCCTGGTACCTGCTGTTTGACGGGTGCCACCTGACTAGAGAGAGCTGGAAGGCACTGGAGCGGGCGGGCTTCTCCGAGCTCAAGCTGCAGCACTTCTGCGCGCCGCTGTCCTGGGAGCTGGTGCGCCCCCACATCTGTGGCTATGCCATCAAGTAG